CCCGTAAATATAAGAATAAAAATGTGCATAATAAGGTCTTCTTTTTGATGTCCCGCAATAATATACATATAAGATAAAGGGCTTACTGTAAAGCGAAAGAAGAACATTAAGCTTAAAATTCTTGAAAATTCTCCTGCTTCAGTCCAATTGTTTCCAAAAACAAAAGTAAATATTTCAGGTCCCCAAATAAAAATAACAGAAAAAGGCAAAATAGACATTAATAATAGCAGTTTAAGCGTTTTAGAAAAAATGGCTTTTGCATTTCCGAGTTTTTGATAATCATCACTTGCTTGTTGACGAAAAACTTCGGTTATTGATTGTGAAAGAAATGAAGAAGGTAAGCCTAACATTCTTCGACTGTAATTAAAACTGCCGACAACCGATAAATTTGCTAATCGAGAAAGAATAAATACAGGCAATTGATTTGTTAAAGTGCCTAGAAATCCAGTAGGAGCAGAAAAAAGAGGAAATTTCTTATGCTTTTTTAAAGTTTTTTTAAAAATGCTGTAATTAAAATTGTGTGTTTGTGTTTTGTATGAAAAATATAATTTCGCTAAAACCCCGGTTCCGATAATGTTTCCCAGAACTAAAGAATAAATTAAACCCTTATGATAACCCAGCAGACCAAATGTAAGCGACATAGAGACAACGGAAACTGCAATAATAATCCGAACCATCGACATTTTTTTATATTGCTTTGTTTTATTTAAAGAAGACATAAATAGTGTTGAAAATCCGGCCAAAATGATTTGAACAGGAGCCAAGTATAAAAGGTATTTTAATCCGGGACTTTTAAAAAATGTAATAATAAAATCGTTTAAGAAAAAAACTAAAATTAATACTAGAAAAGCAACAAAAAGGTTAATTCTCATTGCCGAAGAAATGATTTGCATTCTTTCTTCATCAGATTCCGAAATAATTACCGCTTGGCTTAATTGCAGAACAGCAAGAATCCCTGTTAAGGAGGTAATACTCATAAAAACTCCAAGTAAACCGTAGTCTTCAGGCAGGTATATACGAGACAGAATAGGAGCCATTAACAATGGAATAAATAGGGCAATGATGGTTCCTGATGCAAGTGTCGCAATGTTTTTTAAATAGACCGATTTTTTGAGGCGTAAAAAGATTGTATTTAATTTGTTTTTTAACATTTAGCTTTTAGCTTTGATTTGATTTAGCCGGCAAACCGATTGCTTCGACAAGCTCAGCAACCGTTTATGCATGGACAAGCTCAGCAAATAGATTATTAAAGCCGTAAAGTTAAAATTATCTTTATAACTATTAAAAAAAGATGCTTGTGTTGTTCTCGGTTTTATTTTATCTGCTCCTGATGTCCTGTTTTTTCTGTTCCTGTTCGTTTTATTTTGTTCTTTTAGAGACATTCAAAACTACAGCCATTTCTGTTGTTGAATTTTTTTTATTGGTTAATTATTGTGAAAATTTCTCTTAAAGACTTTCTGAAAAACCAGTGATTTATTTTTCTGTTTTCCCGGCAGTCCTTTTGAACCGCCTCTTGCCGGTATTATTGCTGTCATT
This DNA window, taken from Bacteroidales bacterium, encodes the following:
- a CDS encoding oligosaccharide flippase family protein, with the protein product MLKNKLNTIFLRLKKSVYLKNIATLASGTIIALFIPLLMAPILSRIYLPEDYGLLGVFMSITSLTGILAVLQLSQAVIISESDEERMQIISSAMRINLFVAFLVLILVFFLNDFIITFFKSPGLKYLLYLAPVQIILAGFSTLFMSSLNKTKQYKKMSMVRIIIAVSVVSMSLTFGLLGYHKGLIYSLVLGNIIGTGVLAKLYFSYKTQTHNFNYSIFKKTLKKHKKFPLFSAPTGFLGTLTNQLPVFILSRLANLSVVGSFNYSRRMLGLPSSFLSQSITEVFRQQASDDYQKLGNAKAIFSKTLKLLLLMSILPFSVIFIWGPEIFTFVFGNNWTEAGEFSRILSLMFFFRFTVSPLSYMYIIAGHQKEDLIMHIFILIFTGGSMILGYIVFSSFPAMFIGFSVSYSLIYIIYLIRSYQFANGSTRKN